In Deltaproteobacteria bacterium, a single genomic region encodes these proteins:
- a CDS encoding SDR family NAD(P)-dependent oxidoreductase yields the protein MLDRNVRDRVVVITGASAGIGAALAAEVAARGGRPVLVARREDALAKACARCGDQALAVVGDVTRRVDHERVRDAAIARFGHIDAWVNNAGRGITRPVSSLTDEDFDEMMLVNVKSALYGAQAILPHFRSRGAGHLVAVSSMLGRVPFAVVRSAYSAAKHALNALMANLRMELATSDPTLHVTCVHPGVVATEFGNNALHGGPDSRHLPNAQSVDEVAGVIADALERPQADVYTRPGARQMVVDYYAAPDMEIAEQAFSMGPPRRATPTFTPPR from the coding sequence ATGCTGGATCGAAACGTGCGAGACCGGGTCGTCGTCATCACGGGTGCGAGTGCGGGCATCGGAGCAGCGCTGGCGGCGGAGGTCGCCGCCCGCGGCGGACGGCCGGTGCTGGTCGCACGCCGGGAGGACGCGCTGGCCAAGGCCTGTGCGCGCTGTGGCGACCAGGCCCTGGCGGTGGTCGGCGACGTCACGCGCCGCGTCGATCACGAGCGGGTACGCGACGCTGCGATCGCGCGCTTCGGCCACATCGATGCGTGGGTCAACAACGCTGGCCGCGGCATCACTCGCCCGGTCTCCTCGCTGACCGACGAGGACTTCGACGAGATGATGCTCGTCAACGTCAAGTCGGCGCTCTACGGCGCACAAGCGATCCTGCCCCACTTCCGCAGCCGGGGCGCCGGCCACCTCGTCGCGGTGTCGTCGATGCTCGGCCGCGTACCGTTCGCGGTGGTGCGCTCGGCCTACTCGGCGGCCAAGCACGCGCTGAACGCCCTGATGGCGAACCTGCGCATGGAGCTGGCGACCAGCGATCCCACCCTCCACGTCACGTGCGTGCACCCGGGCGTGGTCGCGACCGAGTTCGGCAACAACGCGCTGCACGGCGGGCCCGACTCGCGCCACCTGCCCAACGCGCAGAGCGTCGACGAGGTCGCCGGGGTCATCGCGGACGCGCTCGAGCGACCCCAGGCCGACGTCTACACCCGCCCGGGCGCGCGGCAGATGGTGGTCGACTACTACGCGGCACCCGACATGGAGATCGCCGAGCAGGCGTTCTCGATGGGCCCGCCGCGGCGCGCGACGCCGACCTTCACGCCACCGCGTTGA
- a CDS encoding thrombospondin type 3 repeat-containing protein: protein MPDRDRTVIRPCVPALMALTAAMAGPATGCIHDSDCGICDPEHLFLESISGTNYTYDKIHLLSPECHGDACPASRDHGHYFVTEIERCERSEAALASPRGPQEYCKLSPLVTQFGLEFVFNNLLDPTAIELVRKRPDQPKLFEVYDWKTQIVAIEGPTTRYNGDVVGGQGDAPDVVSRAVNLACIDNLRDEGRPYDHVVAADPTRDPCNQTRVIEQDGESHVVPMKMRVGTPDAAIRSYRGITTHGSAGAFDCVTPQGEGVADTCCSECDWLLSTKVAKYGVDDSGRRRTPNYEPGAAAADGAIECDPTGNAYADCAAFVPAVDRGTEGGTYAYHWSCDPAADPDCAREDFALPRYDKLRETHPDQRPAFLENFTAACTADDDCTRIHALPGTECIGVGTDGSACDPDADPSCAGGHCRAAWFVGCEADARTTGSERGLCVDRRFSDEGAGACFTAAQAFEGGCDPDGGGCSQQRAGSRLAECGDRGGVGELSAEDCCQDSLGAEIDACDPLFQPELTARPIYDRSEHLPRETRSCLCEDDPEPHCTELVAALCTDDGGRIRDERRGQYAVAFVDRAGGVVYDPAIKGFEWRPADVGNVPRARVEACAETRGLLPERNRHDGWRANDGKFIESFEDFDRAMCSGSHYTVVFATAGEHVVDKVGNDLSGRETYGFDTAAFHVVPGSGFPADSLRIGACDGFALRFSNRYDLSPVNLRKLAIYELAADDTDHGEPIARDGCGVVPVAGGSACYDDPAALEQDPCGAPCLTVDIRNQAAGELEVAIDTTRFDATLLPRHRYRLAAPGLTDIAQMADPAAYAAAFWDACGMPLVTGTAQTRDDWYDFTIDQPKCKEDPDHDEIPTSCDNADAVPNSDQHDADGDGLGDVIDLCPLVDAGGNQGDSDSDGIGNDCDVCRRPTDQYNRDTGGIDYRLLVDNNPSQRDSDGDGIGDACDNCVSVANCESYDRDSPWHPGLPIAFGDASRCQVDADGDHIGNACEGLLSDGAAGPVGFGDDDDLDQDGLGNAVDKCPRIPVEHQPCTTDLDCPEAATCEPCPATGACEGMGTCNHADSERDADGEIVGDGVGDICDTCPADDNPLQHYDEGAAEDDDGDHDFIGAACETNADCAGVGGTAPRPFDFYEISVQGHCCTVLLEVDGDGNLVVRASGDLLMDPGVRDEFGMKLREPVPVRLDCDEPPDLDPLLQTCRRLPDALAAMPGVLLPPFGCDEALAGMRPQDNPRLVFEEGDDIAAYWSHVCTLPVLDQDFDGYGDRCDLCPFDFDPENATYSDANGRLWPKAGAVCNGGYGLDLRCEVDGTDTEGVPATDGSGDGGSSSSSGTGAQDGG, encoded by the coding sequence ATGCCCGATCGCGATCGCACCGTCATCCGTCCCTGCGTCCCCGCGCTGATGGCCCTCACCGCCGCGATGGCCGGCCCGGCGACCGGCTGCATCCACGACAGCGACTGCGGCATCTGCGATCCCGAGCACCTCTTCCTCGAGTCGATCTCCGGCACCAACTACACCTACGACAAGATCCACCTGCTCTCGCCCGAGTGCCACGGCGACGCGTGCCCGGCGAGCCGCGATCACGGCCACTACTTCGTGACCGAGATCGAGCGATGCGAGCGCTCGGAGGCGGCACTGGCCTCGCCGCGCGGACCGCAGGAGTACTGCAAGCTGTCGCCACTGGTCACGCAGTTCGGACTCGAGTTCGTGTTCAACAACCTGCTCGACCCCACCGCCATCGAGCTCGTGCGCAAGCGACCCGATCAACCAAAGCTCTTCGAGGTCTACGACTGGAAGACCCAGATCGTCGCGATCGAAGGCCCGACCACCCGCTACAACGGCGACGTGGTCGGCGGCCAGGGCGATGCGCCCGACGTGGTCTCGCGGGCGGTCAACCTCGCTTGCATCGACAACCTGCGCGACGAGGGCCGTCCCTACGATCACGTCGTGGCGGCGGATCCGACGCGCGACCCCTGCAACCAGACCCGCGTGATCGAGCAGGACGGCGAGTCGCACGTGGTGCCGATGAAGATGCGCGTCGGCACGCCCGACGCGGCGATCCGCTCGTACCGCGGCATCACCACCCACGGCAGCGCGGGCGCGTTCGACTGCGTGACGCCCCAGGGCGAGGGCGTCGCCGACACCTGCTGCAGCGAGTGTGACTGGCTGCTGTCGACCAAGGTCGCGAAGTACGGCGTCGACGACAGCGGCCGCCGACGCACGCCCAACTACGAGCCCGGTGCGGCCGCGGCCGACGGCGCCATCGAGTGCGATCCGACCGGCAACGCCTATGCCGACTGCGCCGCGTTCGTGCCCGCGGTCGACCGCGGCACCGAGGGGGGCACGTACGCCTATCACTGGTCGTGCGACCCCGCGGCGGACCCGGACTGCGCACGCGAGGACTTCGCGCTGCCGCGCTACGACAAGCTGCGCGAGACCCATCCCGACCAGCGCCCCGCGTTCCTCGAGAACTTCACCGCCGCGTGCACGGCCGACGACGACTGCACCCGCATCCACGCCCTGCCCGGCACCGAGTGCATCGGCGTCGGCACCGACGGGTCCGCCTGCGATCCCGACGCCGACCCCAGCTGCGCCGGCGGCCACTGCCGTGCGGCGTGGTTCGTCGGCTGCGAGGCCGACGCGCGCACCACCGGCTCGGAGCGCGGGCTGTGCGTCGATCGCCGCTTCTCCGACGAGGGTGCGGGCGCCTGCTTCACCGCCGCGCAGGCCTTCGAGGGCGGCTGCGATCCCGACGGCGGCGGCTGCTCGCAGCAACGTGCCGGCTCGCGGCTGGCCGAGTGTGGCGATCGCGGTGGCGTCGGCGAGCTGTCGGCCGAGGACTGCTGTCAGGACAGCCTCGGCGCCGAGATCGACGCCTGCGATCCGCTCTTCCAGCCCGAGCTGACCGCGCGCCCCATCTACGATCGCAGCGAGCACCTCCCCCGCGAGACCCGCTCATGCCTGTGCGAGGACGACCCCGAGCCGCACTGCACGGAGCTGGTCGCGGCGCTGTGCACCGACGACGGGGGTCGGATCCGCGACGAGCGACGCGGCCAGTACGCGGTCGCGTTCGTCGACCGCGCCGGCGGCGTGGTCTACGACCCGGCGATCAAAGGTTTCGAGTGGCGGCCTGCCGACGTCGGCAACGTCCCGCGCGCGCGCGTCGAAGCCTGCGCGGAGACCCGCGGCCTGCTGCCCGAGCGCAACCGCCACGACGGCTGGCGCGCCAACGACGGCAAGTTCATCGAGAGCTTCGAGGACTTCGATCGCGCGATGTGCTCGGGCTCGCACTACACCGTGGTGTTCGCCACCGCCGGCGAGCACGTCGTCGACAAGGTCGGCAACGATCTGAGCGGGCGCGAGACCTACGGCTTCGACACCGCCGCGTTCCACGTCGTGCCGGGCAGCGGCTTCCCGGCCGATTCGCTGCGCATCGGCGCGTGCGACGGCTTCGCGCTGCGCTTCTCCAACCGCTACGACCTCAGCCCGGTGAACCTGCGCAAGCTCGCGATCTACGAGCTCGCCGCCGACGACACGGACCACGGCGAGCCGATCGCGCGCGACGGCTGCGGTGTCGTGCCGGTCGCCGGCGGCAGCGCGTGTTACGACGACCCGGCCGCGCTCGAGCAAGATCCCTGCGGCGCACCGTGCCTGACGGTCGACATCCGCAATCAGGCCGCCGGTGAGCTCGAGGTCGCCATCGACACCACCCGCTTCGACGCCACCTTGCTGCCACGGCACCGCTACCGCCTGGCGGCGCCGGGCCTGACCGACATCGCGCAGATGGCCGACCCGGCCGCCTACGCCGCGGCCTTCTGGGATGCCTGCGGCATGCCGCTCGTCACCGGCACCGCGCAGACCCGCGACGACTGGTACGACTTCACGATCGACCAGCCCAAGTGCAAGGAGGATCCCGATCACGACGAGATCCCCACCAGCTGCGACAACGCGGACGCGGTGCCCAACTCCGATCAGCACGATGCCGACGGCGACGGCCTCGGCGACGTGATCGATCTGTGTCCGCTGGTCGACGCCGGCGGCAACCAGGGCGACTCCGACAGCGACGGCATCGGCAACGATTGCGACGTGTGCCGCCGCCCCACCGACCAGTACAACCGCGACACGGGCGGCATCGACTACCGACTGCTCGTGGACAACAACCCCAGCCAGCGCGACAGCGACGGCGACGGCATCGGCGACGCCTGCGACAACTGCGTGAGCGTGGCCAACTGCGAGTCGTACGACCGCGACTCGCCGTGGCACCCGGGCCTGCCGATCGCGTTCGGCGACGCCTCCCGCTGCCAGGTCGACGCCGACGGCGATCACATCGGCAACGCCTGCGAGGGGCTGCTCTCGGACGGCGCGGCCGGGCCGGTCGGGTTCGGCGACGACGACGACCTCGATCAGGACGGCCTCGGCAACGCGGTCGACAAGTGCCCGCGCATCCCGGTCGAGCACCAGCCGTGCACCACCGACCTCGACTGCCCCGAGGCCGCGACCTGCGAGCCCTGTCCGGCGACCGGCGCATGCGAAGGCATGGGCACCTGCAACCACGCCGACTCCGAGCGCGATGCCGACGGCGAGATCGTGGGCGACGGCGTCGGCGACATCTGCGACACCTGCCCCGCCGACGACAACCCGCTGCAGCACTACGACGAGGGCGCCGCCGAGGACGACGACGGCGATCACGACTTCATCGGGGCCGCCTGCGAGACCAACGCCGACTGCGCCGGCGTCGGTGGCACCGCGCCACGCCCGTTCGACTTCTACGAGATCTCGGTGCAGGGCCACTGCTGCACCGTGCTGCTCGAGGTCGACGGCGACGGCAACCTCGTGGTGCGCGCGAGCGGCGACCTCCTGATGGACCCCGGGGTCCGCGACGAGTTCGGCATGAAGCTGCGCGAGCCGGTGCCCGTGCGCCTGGACTGCGACGAGCCGCCCGACCTCGATCCCCTGCTGCAGACCTGCCGACGCCTGCCGGACGCGCTCGCCGCCATGCCGGGGGTCTTGCTGCCGCCGTTCGGCTGCGACGAGGCGCTCGCCGGCATGCGGCCGCAGGACAACCCGCGGCTGGTGTTCGAGGAGGGCGACGACATCGCCGCGTACTGGTCGCACGTGTGCACGCTGCCCGTGCTCGACCAGGACTTCGACGGCTACGGCGATCGCTGCGACCTCTGCCCGTTCGACTTCGATCCCGAGAACGCCACCTACTCCGACGCCAACGGCCGGCTGTGGCCCAAGGCCGGCGCGGTGTGCAACGGCGGCTACGGGCTCGACCTGCGCTGCGAGGTGGACGGCACCGACACCGAGGGCGTGCCCGCCACCGACGGCAGCGGCGACGGCGGCAGCAGCAGCAGCAGCGGCACCGGGGCGCAGGACGGTGGCTGA
- a CDS encoding thrombospondin type 3 repeat-containing protein, with the protein MIISKSTTTATLTNHARRGLVALASLGAIALADTACIRDTDCGICDPDKLILESISGVNYASKKIHVLGPTCTGDRCPGTVNSGSYFVEDIGPCEESDEAKASPRGAEEYCRISPLVVAFGIEFVFNTLLEPTSVELVRKRPDQPKLFEVYDWKTDILDIVGPTTRYNGDFNKGTGDAPDVVSRLVNLACVDNLADAGVPFDHTSYENPATNPCNTTREVDGELLPMKMRVGTDDAKLVSFRGLWTAGSNSCDTPQEGFDSCCSECDYLLSVRVNKYGLDASGAPRTPQGDNPGGAGNGAITCDATAGDPLIECKNFVVDVDRQDEDFSYTYYWSCEPGTPGCKAETFQVPWSDKVRETHPDQRPAHLENLTSKCNTSQECRDVHGLDGTVCMGSLPSGDSCVVGIDPECTEGACRAQWFVTCAANPDTTGGDTGYCIDRRFSDAGAGACFFTNSSFQGQCNEEGENCDDFKNTLLGACNSETNDTVLTASECCQDSLGGDVDEAVAGVQCDPFYQANVKPIPLYGRSDKLPENTRNCICEDNPDDVCKAVVDAACRDDAGKIRPEREGEYAVMFVERRGGVVYDPAIKGVEYRPADLGGIPRADIESCAEGRGIIGKRNRHEGWRENDAFLGESFEDFDRAMCSGSEYTVTFATPGEGEYIKDKVGNTLEGKNEYAFRTSEFHVVPDSGFPTDNLRIGACDSFGLRFSNKYDMSPENLRKIQIVRVDPGDPMDKTDDVIIGAPGCDDVNIPVAGGSNCVSTSDERDGDGDGEPDPCSPPCLTVNVADQATGGLAVGIDPAEFGPVLDVDSTYRVLVPGLGKRDDMADGGAYQASFWDACGMPLVLGGASEPDFLYQFKIDVPKCKEDRDQDTVQLSCDNAPDYFNPNQEDLDGDGIGDVVDLCPTVPGPAANSADSDKDGVGNECDSCRRTLNQYNNADGVSIDAELLVRNVPLQADTDEDGIGDVCDNCVLLANCEDYGLSAFGATVDNPYQVGEPILYDDANKCQRDDDKNQVGDACDGMMLVDTAAGPVGLGGQDDFDQDGLINMIDACPRQPVDRIECATNDECGEGRICETASGVCNHLDSDGDSVGDVCDTCPFSANGEQITDGGMQEDDKDGDFVGKICETNSDCAIRQDARPFSFFEVQANGNCCTVQLIADEMTGDLLNAQTGLALEDPDGLPVRVDCVEPEDPTLRTCRKLPSAVAEMPGVLTPPPGCEAALADAGVTAIDNPRLNVDDAGSIDALWNNICFLPQFDQDYDGYGDPCDLCPFDFDPENSVYIDANGRVWPTNGKYCFGDYSIENKCAAEDTDGSSGSSGGSGSGSGSGSGGDGGSSG; encoded by the coding sequence ATGATCATTTCGAAGTCGACGACCACTGCGACCCTCACGAACCACGCGCGACGTGGACTCGTGGCGCTCGCGAGCCTGGGTGCCATCGCACTCGCAGACACGGCGTGCATCCGCGACACCGACTGCGGCATCTGCGATCCCGACAAGCTGATCCTCGAGAGCATCTCGGGGGTCAACTACGCCTCGAAGAAGATCCACGTGCTCGGGCCCACCTGCACCGGTGATCGCTGCCCGGGCACGGTCAACAGCGGCTCGTACTTCGTCGAGGACATCGGACCGTGCGAGGAGAGCGACGAGGCCAAGGCCTCGCCCCGCGGCGCCGAGGAGTACTGCCGCATCTCGCCGCTGGTGGTGGCGTTCGGCATCGAGTTCGTCTTCAACACCCTGCTCGAGCCGACCTCGGTCGAGCTGGTGCGCAAGCGCCCCGACCAGCCCAAGCTGTTCGAGGTCTACGACTGGAAGACCGACATCCTCGACATCGTCGGCCCCACGACCCGCTACAACGGCGACTTCAACAAGGGCACCGGCGACGCGCCCGACGTCGTGTCGCGCCTGGTCAACCTCGCGTGCGTCGACAACCTCGCCGACGCCGGCGTGCCGTTCGACCACACCAGCTACGAGAACCCCGCGACCAACCCGTGCAACACCACGCGCGAGGTCGACGGCGAGCTGTTGCCGATGAAGATGCGCGTCGGCACCGACGACGCGAAGCTGGTGTCGTTCCGCGGCCTGTGGACGGCCGGGAGCAACAGCTGCGACACGCCGCAGGAGGGCTTCGACAGCTGCTGCAGCGAGTGCGACTACCTGCTCAGCGTGCGGGTCAACAAGTACGGCCTCGACGCCAGCGGTGCCCCGCGCACGCCACAGGGTGACAACCCGGGCGGTGCGGGCAACGGCGCGATCACCTGCGACGCGACCGCCGGCGACCCGCTCATCGAGTGCAAGAACTTCGTCGTCGACGTGGACCGTCAGGACGAGGACTTCAGCTACACCTACTACTGGTCGTGCGAGCCGGGCACGCCGGGCTGCAAGGCCGAGACCTTCCAGGTGCCGTGGAGCGACAAGGTCCGCGAGACCCACCCGGATCAGCGTCCCGCCCACCTCGAGAACCTCACCTCGAAGTGCAACACCTCGCAGGAGTGCCGCGACGTCCACGGCCTCGACGGCACGGTGTGCATGGGCTCGCTGCCCAGCGGCGACAGCTGCGTGGTCGGCATCGACCCCGAGTGCACCGAAGGGGCCTGCCGCGCGCAGTGGTTCGTCACCTGCGCGGCCAACCCGGACACCACGGGCGGCGACACCGGCTACTGCATCGACCGGCGCTTCTCGGACGCGGGTGCGGGCGCGTGCTTCTTCACCAACTCCTCGTTCCAGGGCCAGTGCAACGAAGAAGGCGAGAACTGCGACGACTTCAAGAACACGCTGCTGGGCGCCTGTAACAGCGAGACCAACGACACGGTGCTGACCGCGTCGGAGTGCTGCCAGGACTCGCTCGGCGGCGACGTCGACGAGGCCGTCGCAGGCGTGCAGTGCGACCCGTTCTACCAGGCCAACGTCAAGCCCATCCCGCTGTACGGACGCAGCGACAAGCTGCCGGAGAACACCCGCAACTGCATCTGCGAGGACAACCCGGACGACGTGTGCAAGGCGGTGGTCGACGCGGCGTGCCGCGATGACGCCGGCAAGATCCGCCCCGAGCGCGAGGGCGAGTACGCGGTGATGTTCGTCGAGCGTCGCGGTGGTGTGGTCTACGACCCGGCCATCAAGGGCGTCGAGTACCGCCCCGCCGACCTCGGCGGCATCCCCCGCGCCGACATCGAGTCGTGCGCCGAGGGCCGCGGCATCATCGGCAAGCGCAACCGTCACGAGGGCTGGCGCGAGAACGACGCCTTCCTCGGCGAGTCCTTCGAGGACTTCGACCGCGCGATGTGCTCGGGCTCCGAGTACACCGTGACCTTCGCGACCCCGGGCGAGGGCGAGTACATCAAGGACAAGGTCGGCAACACCCTCGAGGGCAAGAACGAGTACGCGTTCCGCACCTCGGAGTTCCACGTGGTGCCGGACAGCGGCTTCCCCACCGACAACCTCCGCATCGGTGCGTGCGACTCGTTCGGCCTGCGCTTCTCGAACAAGTACGACATGAGCCCGGAGAACCTGCGGAAGATCCAGATCGTCCGCGTCGATCCAGGCGACCCGATGGACAAGACCGACGACGTCATCATCGGCGCGCCGGGCTGCGACGACGTCAACATCCCGGTCGCGGGCGGATCCAACTGCGTCTCCACCAGCGACGAGCGCGACGGCGACGGCGACGGCGAGCCCGACCCGTGCAGCCCGCCGTGCCTGACCGTCAACGTCGCCGACCAGGCGACCGGCGGCCTCGCCGTCGGCATCGACCCGGCCGAGTTCGGCCCGGTGCTCGACGTCGACTCGACCTACCGCGTGCTGGTGCCGGGTCTCGGCAAGCGCGACGACATGGCCGACGGCGGCGCCTACCAGGCCTCCTTCTGGGACGCGTGCGGCATGCCCCTCGTGCTGGGCGGGGCCAGCGAGCCCGACTTCCTGTACCAGTTCAAGATCGACGTCCCGAAGTGCAAAGAGGACCGCGACCAGGACACGGTGCAGCTGTCGTGTGACAACGCGCCCGACTACTTCAACCCCAACCAGGAAGACCTCGACGGCGACGGCATCGGCGACGTCGTCGACCTGTGCCCGACCGTCCCCGGCCCCGCCGCCAACTCGGCGGACTCCGACAAGGACGGCGTCGGCAACGAGTGCGACTCGTGCCGCCGCACGCTCAACCAGTACAACAACGCCGACGGCGTCTCGATCGACGCCGAGCTGCTGGTCCGCAACGTCCCGCTACAGGCGGATACCGACGAGGACGGCATCGGCGACGTCTGCGACAACTGCGTGCTGCTCGCGAACTGCGAGGACTACGGCCTCAGTGCGTTCGGCGCGACCGTCGACAATCCGTACCAGGTCGGCGAGCCGATCCTGTACGACGACGCCAACAAGTGCCAGCGCGACGACGACAAGAACCAAGTCGGCGACGCCTGCGACGGCATGATGCTCGTCGACACCGCGGCCGGCCCGGTCGGCCTCGGCGGCCAGGACGACTTCGACCAGGACGGCCTGATCAACATGATCGACGCCTGCCCGCGTCAGCCGGTCGACCGCATCGAGTGCGCCACCAACGATGAGTGCGGCGAGGGCCGCATCTGCGAGACCGCCTCCGGCGTCTGCAACCACCTCGACTCCGACGGCGACTCGGTCGGTGACGTCTGCGACACCTGTCCGTTCTCGGCCAACGGCGAGCAGATCACCGACGGCGGCATGCAGGAGGACGACAAGGACGGCGACTTCGTCGGCAAGATCTGCGAGACCAACTCCGACTGCGCGATCCGCCAGGACGCGCGGCCGTTCTCGTTCTTCGAGGTGCAGGCCAACGGCAACTGCTGCACCGTGCAGCTGATCGCCGACGAGATGACCGGCGACCTGCTCAACGCCCAGACCGGCCTCGCGCTCGAGGATCCGGATGGTCTGCCGGTCCGCGTCGACTGCGTGGAGCCCGAGGACCCGACCCTGCGAACCTGCCGCAAGCTGCCCTCGGCGGTGGCGGAGATGCCGGGCGTGCTCACGCCGCCGCCGGGCTGCGAGGCCGCGCTCGCCGATGCGGGTGTCACCGCCATCGACAACCCACGCCTCAACGTGGACGACGCCGGCTCGATCGACGCGCTGTGGAACAACATCTGTTTCCTGCCCCAGTTCGATCAGGACTACGACGGCTACGGCGACCCGTGCGACCTGTGCCCGTTCGACTTCGACCCGGAGAACAGCGTGTACATCGACGCCAACGGTCGCGTCTGGCCGACCAACGGCAAGTACTGCTTCGGCGACTACAGCATCGAGAACAAGTGCGCGGCCGAGGACACCGACGGCTCGTCGGGTAGCTCGGGCGGCAGCGGCAGCGGTAGCGGCAGCGGCTCGGGCGGCGACGGCGGCTCGAGCGGCTGA
- a CDS encoding FHA domain-containing protein, which produces MRRVLRAMAGLPHDTTVVIERRVTIGRASDTDLQLADPEVSRRHAKVELDAEGRVMLIDLSSMTGTFVDGVRIERRELRPGDEIAIARFRLRYEEVHAPVAERKPPPKRGMEVLRQTHRFEPGQHPVEGAGVPTPLPEPEPQVAQRATGDGRIAAVLRDDTAQIVVPVAPRMPAAVMPRAPRGSLDLAADAPLPARPVPTRAVPRPRPVPSGGISAPRGGFDGGDLRNEAMSLVRSVYDYRWLRLQQLRGELLDHVELARLDELEGQLQLGATPSEEGGGLRRYRRFGCAVPAWIARFDGRRVSTAAVALEDISAGGAQVRAVDALTLVESCWLIVDLETTDEHPVVVFRARVVWSLPEDQRVGVVFSGSVASGLDGVALVRADAGV; this is translated from the coding sequence ATGCGACGCGTGCTCCGAGCGATGGCGGGCTTGCCGCACGACACCACGGTGGTGATCGAGCGGCGGGTGACCATCGGGCGGGCCTCCGACACGGATCTGCAGCTCGCCGATCCCGAGGTCTCGCGTCGACACGCAAAGGTCGAGCTCGACGCCGAAGGTCGCGTGATGCTCATCGACCTCTCGAGCATGACGGGGACCTTCGTCGACGGCGTGCGCATCGAACGTCGCGAGCTGCGGCCGGGTGACGAGATCGCGATCGCCCGCTTTCGGCTGCGCTACGAGGAGGTCCACGCGCCCGTGGCCGAGCGCAAGCCGCCGCCCAAGCGTGGCATGGAGGTGCTGCGGCAGACCCACCGCTTCGAGCCCGGGCAACACCCGGTCGAGGGCGCGGGCGTGCCCACGCCGCTGCCGGAGCCGGAGCCGCAGGTGGCCCAGCGCGCGACGGGGGACGGGCGCATCGCGGCGGTGCTGCGCGACGACACCGCCCAGATCGTGGTGCCGGTGGCCCCCCGCATGCCCGCCGCGGTGATGCCACGCGCGCCGCGTGGCTCGCTCGATCTCGCGGCCGATGCTCCGCTGCCGGCGCGGCCCGTGCCGACGCGAGCGGTGCCGCGTCCGCGGCCGGTGCCCAGCGGCGGCATCTCGGCGCCGCGCGGTGGCTTCGACGGCGGCGACCTGCGCAACGAGGCGATGTCGCTGGTGCGGTCGGTCTACGACTATCGCTGGCTGCGTCTGCAGCAGCTGCGCGGTGAGTTGCTCGACCACGTCGAGCTCGCGCGCCTCGATGAGCTCGAGGGGCAGCTCCAGCTGGGCGCGACGCCGTCGGAGGAGGGCGGCGGCCTGCGTCGCTACCGTCGCTTCGGCTGCGCGGTGCCGGCGTGGATCGCCCGCTTCGACGGCCGTCGCGTCTCGACCGCCGCGGTCGCCCTCGAGGACATCAGCGCCGGCGGGGCCCAGGTGCGCGCCGTGGATGCGCTGACCCTGGTCGAGAGCTGCTGGCTCATCGTCGATCTCGAGACCACGGACGAGCACCCGGTGGTGGTGTTTCGCGCCCGCGTGGTGTGGTCGTTGCCCGAGGATCAGCGGGTCGGCGTGGTGTTCTCGGGCAGCGTCGCGAGCGGGCTCGACGGCGTCGCGCTCGTGCGTGCCGACGCCGGCGTCTAG
- a CDS encoding FHA domain-containing protein, translating to MRRQLRATEGALSGAVFVVRGRTRIGRASDSDIQILHDGISRQHAQVVEDGAGNPVLMDLASNNGTFVGERRIVRHRLTPGDEIRIMRARFVYEEVDEDELEAETSAVFAVKVNSAETHRRTVDHWQLDLPAPRERAASGRAAVAEPGAERHRVIACHRDGSSYSGDILGDILEYRALRLRSLRGETLADEEVRRFGALQGALHQPSDDPEPAAAQRRFCRFRCGFPARLRYGEHFGDRTLRVTVADLGAGGAQVTVPGAPLEVGQLAWLVVDLVVGTRPRTIVLTARVVSIQDDRLGLLFAGAPEWDQWRGP from the coding sequence ATGCGTCGACAGCTACGAGCCACGGAAGGCGCACTCTCGGGTGCTGTCTTCGTCGTCCGCGGACGCACCCGCATCGGTCGTGCGAGCGACTCGGACATCCAGATCCTGCACGACGGCATCTCGCGTCAGCACGCCCAGGTGGTCGAGGACGGCGCCGGCAATCCGGTGCTGATGGACCTCGCGAGCAACAACGGCACCTTCGTCGGTGAGCGTCGCATCGTCCGGCACCGGCTCACGCCGGGCGACGAGATCCGCATCATGCGGGCGCGCTTCGTCTACGAGGAGGTCGACGAGGACGAGCTCGAGGCCGAGACCTCGGCCGTGTTCGCCGTGAAGGTGAACAGCGCCGAGACGCACCGCCGCACCGTCGATCACTGGCAGCTGGACCTGCCGGCGCCTCGAGAGCGCGCCGCGAGCGGTCGCGCGGCGGTGGCCGAGCCCGGCGCGGAGCGCCATCGCGTGATCGCCTGCCACCGCGACGGCAGCAGCTACAGCGGCGACATCCTCGGCGACATCCTCGAGTACCGCGCGTTGCGGCTGCGGTCGCTGCGAGGGGAAACGCTCGCCGACGAGGAGGTGCGGCGCTTCGGTGCCCTGCAGGGCGCACTGCACCAGCCCTCCGACGATCCCGAGCCGGCGGCGGCACAGCGCCGCTTCTGCCGCTTCCGCTGCGGGTTCCCGGCGCGGCTGCGCTACGGCGAGCACTTCGGCGATCGCACGCTGCGGGTGACGGTCGCCGATCTCGGCGCCGGCGGGGCCCAGGTCACGGTTCCGGGCGCGCCGCTCGAGGTCGGGCAGCTGGCGTGGCTGGTGGTCGACCTCGTGGTCGGCACGCGCCCGCGGACCATCGTGCTGACGGCGCGCGTGGTGTCGATCCAGGACGACCGCCTGGGGCTTCTGTTCGCGGGGGCGCCCGAGTGGGATCAGTGGCGCGGGCCGTGA